The following are encoded in a window of Rosa chinensis cultivar Old Blush chromosome 4, RchiOBHm-V2, whole genome shotgun sequence genomic DNA:
- the LOC112197701 gene encoding putative calcium-transporting ATPase 13, plasma membrane-type encodes MSRSTFSALHEKLRSDVGLILDVPSSSLGISKRKWHSAFITIYCSRAFLSLRPSTLPKHTNSIFISPTLSYSIVRVEPVSVPAINGFKADQKSLTELVKEKNFKELLELGGIEEVASALKTDAEHGINGDDAEDIARRHEAFGSNTYKKPPTQGFLHFVWEAFKDLTILILLGCAALSLGFGIKEHGLKDGWIDGGSICLAVILVISVSAISNYRQSRQFDKLSKISNNLQIEAVRNGRRQQISIFEIVVGDVICLKIGDQVPADGLLLDGHSLSVDESSMTGESDHVEVSVTENPFLFSGTKIADGYGRMLVTSVGMNTNWGEMMSQISQDTSEKTPLQARLDKLTSSIGKVGLAVAFFVLVVMLVRYFTGNTEDDNGNKEYNGSKTKSNDIINAVIGIVAAAVTIVVVAIPEGLPLAVTLTLAYSMKRMMVDNAMVRKLSACETMGSATTICTDKTGTLTMNQMKVTKFWLGKESVEEEAYSSISPCVLDLIQEGVALNTTGGVYRPSLDSEMEISGSPTEKAILSWAVHGLNMDMEKVGKSSSILHVEAFNSKKKQSGVLVKRKADSSVHVHWKGAAEMILAMCTSYYNASGVVKDIDTIEKRNFEQIIQGMAASSLRCIAFAHKEVAAEGQVEGDQKVELKEDGLTLLGVVGLKDPCRPGVKKAVEECQYAGVNVKMITGDNVFTAKAIATECGILRPGQDMLGAVIEGVEFRNYTPEQRMEKVEKICVMARSSPFDKLLMVQCLKQKGHVVAVTGDGTNDAPALKEADIGLSMGIQGTEVAKESSDIVIMDDNFASVATVLMWGRCVYNNIQKFIQFQLTVNVAALVINFVAAVSAGQVPLTAVQLLWVNLIMDTLGALALATEKPTKELMEKPPVGRTAPLITNIMWRNLLPQALYQITVLLILQFRGKAIFGVSDKVKDTLIFNTFVLCQIFNEFNARKLEKKNVFKGIHTNKLFMGIIAVTIVLQVVMVEVLKKFADTERLNWGQWGVCIGIAVISWPIGWLVKCIPVPEKPIFSYLKMKKNKHSV; translated from the coding sequence ATGAGTAGGTCAACCTTCAGTGCCCTGCATGAAAAATTGCGAAGCGATGTTGGGTTGATTCTTGATGTTCCGAGCAGTAGTCTTGGCATAAGCAAAAGAAAATGGCATTCTGCTTTCATTACCATCTATTGCTCTAGAGCCTTCCTCTCTTTACGACCTTCTACTCTTCCCAAACATACCAACTCCATATTCATATCTCCCACACTCTCTTACTCCATTGTTAGGGTCGAGCCAGTCTCGGTCCCAGCCATTAATGGATTCAAAGCAGACCAAAAAAGCCTCACTGAGCTTGTGAAGGAGAAAAATTTCAAGGAGCTCTTGGAGCTTGGAGGGATTGAAGAAGTAGCATCAGCTCTCAAAACTGATGCAGAGCATGGAATCAATGGTGATGATGCAGAAGACATTGCGCGCAGACACGAAGCATTTGGTTCCAACACATATAAGAAACCGCCAACGCAAGGATTCCTCCATTTTGTATGGGAAGCCTTCAAAGACCTCACAATCCTAATCCTCTTGGGATGTGCTGCGCTTTCTCTTGGTTTCGGCATCAAAGAACATGGATTGAAAGACGGTTGGATTGACGGTGGAAGCATTTGTCTCGCAGTCATTCTGGTCATTTCTGTTTCAGCCATTAGCAACTACAGACAGAGCAGACAGTTTGACAAATTGTCCAAAATCAGTAACAATCTCCAAATTGAGGCTGTGAGAAATGGAAGGCGCCAGCAGATTTCcatatttgaaattgtggtaGGTGATGTCATTTGTTTGAAGATTGGAGACCAAGTTCCAGCTGATGGATTGCTTTTAGATGGCCATTCTTTATCAGTAGATGAATCAAGCATGACAGGGGAGAGCGACCATGTTGAGGTGAGTGTCACTGAGAATCCTTTCTTGTTCTCTGGGACTAAAATAGCTGATGGTTATGGTCGCATGCTTGTCACGTCAGTCGGGATGAACACAAACTGGGGTGAAATGATGAGCCAAATTAGCCAAGACACCAGTGAAAAGACACCTCTGCAAGCACGTTTAGACAAGCTAACTTCGTCCATCGGTAAAGTTGGTTTGGCAgttgctttctttgttcttgTAGTCATGTTGGTCCGGTACTTCACAGGGAATACAGAGGATGACAATGGAAACAAAGAGTACAATGGCAGCAAGACAAAATCTAATGACATAATAAATGCCGTTATTGGGATTGTAGCAGCTGCCGTTACAATTGTTGTGGTGGCAATTCCAGAAGGTCTACCATTAGCTGTGACTCTCACTCTTGCTTATTCCATGAAGAGAATGATGGTTGATAACGCAATGGTGCGGAAGCTCTCTGCTTGTGAGACCATGGGATCTGCTACAACAATTTGTACTGACAAAACAGGTACTCTGACCATGAACCAGATGAAGGTGACTAAGTTTTGGTTGGGGAAAGAAAGTGTGGAAGAAGAAGCTTATTCATCTATCTCTCCTTGTGTTCTCGACTTGATCCAAGAAGGGGTTGCTCTTAATACAACTGGTGGTGTGTACAGGCCTAGCTTGGATTCTGAAATGGAGATCTCAGGCAGTCCAACTGAAAAGGCTATTCTTTCATGGGCGGTACATGGGTTGAACATGGATATGGAGAAAGTCGGGAAGAGTTCTAGCATTCTCCACGTTGAAGCCTTTAATTCGAAGAAGAAACAGAGTGGAGTTCTGGTGAAGAGAAAGGCTGACAGCTCAGTCCATGTACACTGGAAAGGGGCAGCAGAGATGATACTAGCAATGTGCACAAGTTACTACAATGCCTCTGGAGTTGTCAAGGATATTGATACAATTGAAAAAAGGAACTTTGAGCAGATTATTCAAGGTATGGCAGCTAGCAGCCTCAGATGCATAGCATTCGCACATAAAGAAGTTGCAGCAGAGGGGCAAGTTGAAGGAGACCAGAAAGTTGAGCTAAAGGAAGATGGTTTGACCCTACTGGGAGTTGTCGGTCTTAAAGATCCATGTCGTCCCGGTGTGAAGAAAGCAGTTGAAGAATGCCAATATGCAGGGGTGAACGTCAAAATGATTACCGGCGACAATGTTTTCACTGCAAAAGCCATAGCCACTGAATGTGGGATACTCAGGCCTGGTCAAGACATGCTTGGAGCAGTGATCGAAGGTGTGGAATTTCGCAACTACACACCAGAACAGAGAATGGAGAAAGTTGAGAAAATTTGTGTGATGGCAAGGTCTTCTCCTTTTGATAAGCTTCTAATGGTGCAATGCTTGAAACAGAAAGGTCATGTAGTTGCTGTGACGGGTGATGGCACTAATGATGCAccggcattgaaagaagctgaTATAGGACTTTCCATGGGGATTCAAGGCACCGAAGTTGCCAAGGAAAGCTCAGATATTGTGATCATGGATGATAACTTTGCTTCAGTTGCTACAGTTTTGATGTGGGGAAGATGTGTCTACAATAATATCCAGAAGTTCATACAATTCCAACTCACCGTCAATGTTGCAGCTCTTGTGATCAACTTTGTGGCAGCAGTTTCAGCAGGTCAAGTCCCATTAACAGCAGTTCAATTATTGTGGGTAAACTTGATCATGGACACACTTGGAGCTCTTGCTCTTGCCACAGAAAAACCCACAAAAGAACTTATGGAGAAGCCACCAGTGGGAAGGACAGCGCCTCTCATCACAAACATCATGTGGAGGAACCTCTTGCCTCAAGCTCTATACCAGATAACCGTCCTCTTGATCTTACAATTCAGGGGCAAAGCAATCTTCGGTGTCAGTGATAAGGTAAAGGACACATTGATCTTCAACACTTTTGTGCTTTGCCAGATATTTAATGAGTTCAATGCAAGAAAGCTAGAGAAGAAGAATGTCTTCAAGGGAATACACACCAACAAGTTGTTTATGGGGATCATCGCGGTGACAATTGTTCTTCAGGTTGTGATGGTTGAGGTTCTCAAGAAATTTGCAGATACAGAGAGGCTGAATTGGGGACAATGGGGTGTATGCATTGGGATTGCAGTCATCTCTTGGCCAATTGGTTGGCTAGTCAAGTGTATCCCCGTTCCAGAGAAACCCATATTCAGCtatctgaagatgaagaaaaataagcaCTCTGTTTGA
- the LOC112200386 gene encoding putative calcium-transporting ATPase 13, plasma membrane-type has translation MSSSTVSANLNLVELNKGFKIDNKCLTQLMKEKNLNLLQELGGTNGIASALEADSERGVHDEKDNIALHREAFGSNTYSKPPSKSLFHFMWQASKDLTIVILLGCAALSLGFGIKQDGLKEGWYDGGSIFIAVVLIVAISAISDYRQNKQFEKLSKASDDIPIDVVRGGRRQKVSIFEIVVGDVVFLKIGDQVPADGLFLYGHSLRVDESSMTGESDHVEVDCSNNPFLYSGTKVVDGYGRMLVTSVGMNSSWGQMMSLISHENNEQTPLQEKLSKFTPLLAKIGLAVAFMVFVVLLVRYFTGNTKSENGSFGKFKGGKTRIDDVANALLDMVAVAVIIVVIAIPEGFPLAVTLTLAYSMKKMMADHALVRRLSACETMGCATIICTDKTGTLTLNEMKVVKFWIGKESVEDDAAHSSIPVRVLDLIREGVAFNTTGSVYRPNSGSGFEFSGSPTEKAILSWAALELNMDIDELKQNCTIQHVEAFNSQKKRSGVLVRRKKDNTIHVHWKGAAEMIVDMCSSSYDASGVTNDLGEDERKQFKKIVQGMAASSLRCIAFAHKQVRENNDENDSKMLEEHNLILLGLVGLKDPCRPGVREAVQACQFAGVQVKLITGDNVFTAKAIAAECGILRPNDYEMVREAVVEGEEFRNYTPEQRMQRVDGIRVMARSSPFDKLLMVQCLKQKGHVVAVTGDGTNDAPALKEADIGLSMGIQGTEVAKESSDIVILDDNFATVVTVLRWGRGVYANIQKFVQFQLTINVATLVVNFVAAASAGEVPLTAVQLLWVNLIMDTMAALALATDKPTKELMERPPVLRSEPVITYLMWRNVFAQALFQVAVLLILQFKGRSIFGVSEKVNNTMIFNVFVLCQVFNEFNARSVEKKNVLKGSHKNKLFWAIVGITIIVQVVMVEFLKKFADTERLSWGQWVACIGISAISCPISWVVKCIPVPAKPILGHLKKGNTIIS, from the coding sequence ATGAGTAGCAGCACTGTAAGTGCAAATTTGAATCTCGTTGAGCTCAACAAGGGGTTCAAAATCGATAACAAATGCCTCACTCAACTCATGAAGGAGAAGAATCTAAACCTGCTTCAAGAGCTCGGAGGCACTAATGGTATTGCGTCAGCTCTTGAAGCCGACAGTGAGCGTGGAGTCCATGATGAAAAGGACAACATTGCTCTCCACCGTGAAGCATTTGGCTCAAACACGTATAGCAAACCACCTTCGAAAAGCCTTTTCCATTTTATGTGGCAAGCCTCTAAGGACCTCACCATTGTCATTCTCCTAGGCTGCGCTGCGCTTTCGCTTGGCTTTGGCATCAAGCAAGATGGACTCAAAGAAGGTTGGTATGATGGTGGAAGCATCTTCATTGCTGTTGTTCTCATCGTTGCTATATCTGCCATTAGTGACTACAGACAGAACAAGCAGTTCGAAAAGCTGTCCAAAGCGAGTGATGATATCCCAATAGATGTTGTAAGAGGTGGAAGAAGACAGAAGGTTTCCATCTTTGAAATTGTAGTTGGAGATGTTGTGTTTCTGAAGATTGGAGACCAAGTTCCTGCTGATGGATTGTTCTTATATGGACATTCGTTGCGAGTAGACGAATCAAGCATGACAGGGGAAAGTGACCATGTGGAGGTTGATTGCAGCAACAATCCATTCTTGTATTCTGGAACCAAAGTGGTTGATGGATACGGCCGAATGCTTGTGACTTCAGTAGGGATGAACTCAAGTTGGGGCCAAATGATGAGCTTGATCAGCCACGAAAACAATGAGCAGACACCTTTACAAGAAAAGCTTAGTAAGTTCACTCCATTACTTGCTAAGATTGGCTTGGCAGTTGCATTCATGGTCTTTGTGGTGCTGTTAGTTCGTTACTTCACAGGAAACACAAAGAGTGAGAATGGAAGTTTTGGTAAGTTCAAGGGAGGCAAGACGAGGATTGATGATGTGGCCAAtgccttgttggatatggtAGCAGTTGCTGTCATTATTGTTGTGATTGCAATTCCAGAAGGGTTTCCACTGGCTGTGACTCTAACTCTTGCTTACTCGATGAAGAAAATGATGGCGGATCATGCATTGGTTCGGAGGCTCTCAGCTTGCGAGACTATGGGATGTGCCACCATAATCTGTACAGACAAAACAGGTACTCTCACACTCAACGAGATGAAGGTTGTGAAGTTTTGGATTGGAAAGGAAAGTGTGGAAGATGATGCTGCCCATTCATCAATTCCTGTTAGAGTTCTTGATTTGATCCGAGAAGGGGTAGCGTTCAATACAACAGGAAGTGTTTACAGGCCTAACTCAGGATCAGGGTTTGAGTTTTCCGGCAGTCCTACTGAAAAGGCTATTCTTTCATGGGCTGCACTTGAGCTGAACATGGACATCGATGAGTTGAAACAGAACTGTACCATTCAACATGTAGAGGCCTTCAATTCACAGAAGAAGCGAAGCGGGGTTTTGGTGAGAAGGAAGAAAGACAATACAATCCATGTGCATTGGAAAGGAGCTGCAGAGATGATAGTAGACATGTGCTCAAGTTCCTACGATGCCTCTGGTGTTACCAATGATCTTGGTGAAGATGAAAGGAAGCAGTTCAAGAAAATTGTTCAAGGTATGGCAGCAAGCAGTCTCAGATGCATTGCTTTTGCACACAAACAAGTTCGAGAAAACAATGATGAAAATGATAGCAAGATGCTGGAAGAGCACAACTTGATCCTATTAGGCCTGGTGGGTTTGAAGGACCCATGTAGGCCAGGAGTGAGAGAGGCAGTACAAGCTTGCCAGTTTGCCGGGGTTCAAGTAAAACTGATCACCGGTGACAATGTGTTTACCGCTAAAGCCATAGCTGCTGAGTGTGGGATACTTAGGCCTAATGACTATGAAATGGTAAGGGAAGCAGTGGTAGAAGGTGAAGAATTTCGTAACTACACACCAGAGCAGAGAATGCAGAGAGTTGATGGAATTCGTGTGATGGCAAGGTCTTCTCCATTTGATAAGCTTTTGATGGTGCAGTGCTTAAAACAGAAAGGGCATGTGGTTGCTGTGACCGGTGATGGCACAAATGATGCACCAGCGCTGAAGGAAGCCGATATAGGACTCTCGATGGGGATTCAAGGTACTGAAGTGGCCAAGGAGAGTTCAGACATTGTGATCCTAGATGACAACTTTGCTACTGTGGTCACTGTTTTAAGGTGGGGAAGAGGTGTGTATGCCAACATTCAGAAGTTTGTGCAATTCCAGCTCACAATAAATGTTGCCACTCTTGTAGTCAACTTTGTGGCAGCAGCTTCAGCTGGTGAAGTGCCTTTAACAGCAGTCCAGTTGCTGTGGGTGAATCTGATAATGGACACGATGGCTGCTCTTGCTCTTGCCACAGATAAGCCAACCAAAGAACTCATGGAAAGGCCACCAGTGCTTCGATCTGAGCCTGTGATCACATACCTCATGTGGAGGAACGTTTTCGCTCAAGCTCTGTTCCAGGTAGCTGTGCTCTTGATCTTGCAGTTTAAAGGCAGATCAATCTTTGGTGTTAGTGAGAAGGTAAACAACACTATGATCTTCAACGTCTTTGTCTTGTGCCAAGTGTTCAATGAATTCAATGCAAGGAGTGTTGAGAAGAAGAATGTCCTCAAAGGGAGTCACAAGAACAAATTGTTTTGGGCGATCGTTGGTATAACCATTATAGTTCAGGTGGTTATGGTGGAGTTTCTGAAGAAGTTTGCAGATACAGAGAGGTTGAGTTGGGGTCAATGGGTTGCTTGCATTGGAATTTCAGCCATATCTTGCCCAATCAGTTGGGTTGTCAAGTGTATACCAGTTCCTGCGAAGCCGATACTCGGTCATCTAAAGAAGGGTAATACAATCATATCATAG